In Quadrisphaera sp. RL12-1S, a single genomic region encodes these proteins:
- a CDS encoding GAF domain-containing protein has product MKRSALLAALSAAETTAAESQEDVRAVVEVVKAVAFAATSAEAVSAALETVRARFGWAYGSYWRVSGTGRDAALRFVQDSGTTSQAFREVTHAASFAEGVGLSGRAWKSRDLVFVTDIGDVTDCVRAPEAKRSGVHSGVCFPLFSGGAVVATMDFFTTETVELSAGRLDALRSIGALVSQALERVVETERRGQADQDVEAVSSLLRSLSHATDAQEVVRLALQTVKSGFGWDYGSFWELDEQGAVLRFGQEVGSVNDEFRRVTSTSTFARGVGVAGRAWSTRDMVFVPDLAQVTDCVRAPAARSAGVKSGVCLPIVVDGEVVGTMDFFATRALALQPSRESALRNTAYLLGQALERIASRERLTTAGRELVGSIEEVERNVAEASSVARRGHALTAEANAEVAVLGEASALISKVVSTIQAIASQTNLLALNATIEAARAGEAGKGFAVVAGEVKELARGTAHATTEVDERVRLIQEQTQGVIARLDEITAVVDEINSTQEVISGVLAEQVATTRAILA; this is encoded by the coding sequence GTGAAGCGTTCTGCACTGCTGGCTGCGCTGTCCGCCGCCGAGACCACCGCCGCGGAGTCCCAGGAGGACGTCCGCGCCGTCGTCGAGGTGGTCAAGGCCGTCGCCTTCGCCGCCACCTCCGCCGAGGCCGTCAGCGCCGCTCTGGAGACCGTGCGCGCCCGCTTCGGCTGGGCGTACGGCTCGTACTGGCGCGTGTCCGGCACCGGCCGCGACGCCGCCCTGCGCTTCGTGCAGGACTCGGGCACCACCAGCCAGGCGTTCCGCGAGGTCACGCACGCGGCGTCGTTCGCGGAGGGCGTGGGGCTGTCGGGCCGGGCGTGGAAGAGCCGCGACCTCGTCTTCGTCACCGACATCGGGGACGTCACCGACTGCGTGCGCGCCCCCGAGGCCAAGCGCTCCGGCGTGCACAGCGGCGTCTGCTTCCCGCTGTTCTCCGGTGGCGCGGTGGTGGCCACCATGGACTTCTTCACCACCGAGACCGTGGAGCTGAGCGCCGGCCGCCTCGACGCGCTGCGCTCCATCGGCGCGCTGGTCTCCCAGGCGCTGGAGCGGGTGGTGGAGACCGAGCGCCGGGGCCAGGCCGACCAGGACGTCGAGGCCGTCAGCTCCCTGCTGCGCAGCCTCTCACACGCCACCGACGCCCAGGAGGTGGTGCGGCTGGCGCTGCAGACGGTGAAGTCGGGCTTCGGGTGGGACTACGGCTCGTTCTGGGAGCTGGACGAGCAGGGCGCCGTGCTGCGCTTCGGACAGGAGGTCGGCTCGGTCAACGACGAGTTCCGCCGCGTCACCAGCACCTCCACCTTCGCCCGCGGCGTGGGGGTGGCCGGCCGGGCCTGGTCCACGCGCGACATGGTGTTCGTGCCCGACCTCGCCCAGGTCACCGACTGCGTGCGCGCCCCCGCCGCCCGCAGCGCCGGCGTGAAGAGCGGGGTCTGCCTGCCGATCGTCGTCGACGGCGAGGTGGTGGGGACGATGGACTTCTTCGCCACCCGCGCCCTGGCGCTGCAGCCGAGCCGCGAGAGCGCGCTGCGCAACACCGCGTACCTGCTGGGCCAGGCGCTGGAGCGGATAGCCTCCCGCGAGCGCCTCACCACCGCCGGGCGCGAGCTGGTCGGGTCCATCGAGGAGGTCGAGCGCAACGTCGCGGAGGCCAGCTCCGTCGCGCGGCGCGGGCACGCGCTGACCGCGGAGGCCAACGCCGAGGTGGCCGTGCTGGGTGAGGCCAGCGCGCTCATCTCCAAGGTGGTCTCCACCATCCAGGCGATCGCCTCCCAGACCAACCTGCTGGCTCTGAACGCCACCATCGAGGCGGCGCGGGCGGGCGAGGCCGGCAAGGGCTTCGCGGTGGTGGCCGGGGAGGTCAAGGAGCTGGCGCGCGGCACGGCGCACGCGACCACCGAGGTGGACGAGCGGGTGCGCCTCATCCAGGAGCAGACGCAGGGCGTCATCGCCCGCCTGGACGAGATCACCGCCGTCGTCGACGAGATCAACAGCACCCAGGAGGTCATCTCCGGGGTGCTGGCCGAGCAGGTCGCGACCACCCGGGCGATCCTCGCCTGA